The Aquila chrysaetos chrysaetos chromosome 11, bAquChr1.4, whole genome shotgun sequence sequence CCAAAAGCGCAGGGTACACTCTCACCTCCCGCCCCAGGGAGGGCCACCCCAAGGGAGGCACGACCCGATACCCTCCCTTGTGCCCCAGCATCACGGAGAGGCCCCACGCCTGCGAGAGGCACAAgggccccccagcacccacgggTCCCGCCTGGAGGGGGCTGCCTCCCGCCCCGGGCAGCGACCCCGCAGTCCCCGCGCGGGCCCCACCTTTCCCCGGCGGCACGGCGGCGACCGCCGCCACCCCGGGGCTGGAAGACGCGACAGTGGCGACGCTGCCTCCTATCGCGATGGTGGCAGCGGCGGTGACCCGGCTGAGCAGCGCCTCGCCGCCGGCGGAGTCCGCATCGCCGCCCGGGGCTCCCAGAAGCCCGGCGCCGGCGGGGCTGAGGGCAGCGGCACCGAGGTCGTCGCCGAGAAGGCGGGCTTCGCGGCGCAGGATCTCCTCGGACTCGCGGAGGTTGCTGCGCCGCAGAAACTGCAGCACGGCCACGAGCGTCTGCCGGTCCAGCGCCGCCGGGGAAGCGGCCGGGCCCGGTGCCGCCTGCTTAGGGGGTGCCGCCTCCCCACCGTTCCCCGCCGCCTCCACCTCCACCGCCGCGGCCGGAggagcggcgggagcggcggcggcggcggctggaggagcagcggggggctgcggcggcgTCCCCGCCTCGGGGTCCGGCTTTACCGCCACCACCTCCGCCGGCTCCTCAGGTAGCGCCGCCATCTTGCATCGCCCTCCATTCACCGGCAGCGGGCGGCCGCCGCCAGGCGCGGACGCTCTTGCGACAGTCAGGGCAAAGGACGAGTACTGCTGCCGCTGCCTACGCAGGCGCTCACGGCTTCGTTTTGCGACGCCGCCAGCAGCGCTTTATGGCAGCGGGGTTGGCATGAGTGCGGAGGAGCGGTTGTGAGGCGGCTCCTGCGCCGCGGGCGTCCTGGCACTAAGTGAGTGTAGTTTTGTGCAGTGACGGTGCGGATGTGACTCACGGAGCTCGGCGGTGCTTGCGGTGAGCGTATACGAGAAACCTCGTTCAGAAATGGATTGGTGTGGCGTTAATAAGCCGCTACCGGTGCCCTCCCGGCCTTGGGACTGTGTGCCCTTGCGGGCCTCGCTCCGAATGAAATTAATGACGGCTGGGTTACTGGGTTTTCCAGGTATTTCTAACACTGCTTCTTGTATTCGTGTTTGGTAAGTACGGATTCGTTGATACTACagaattaaaacctttttttgaaCTAAACTGCTATCTTGTGATTGGCACGCTTTCCTGATAAATTAGACGTTTGCCTGCGCTTCATTAGCGAGTCACTTAGCTCTTACCTGGAGGAGCGACAAGTGTAAAAAAAACTAGGAAAGGAAAGCTGTAGGCTATGAAACGTACCAGCCGGTCGACTCTCGGCGCATGCGCGGTGGTGCGGGCCGGTGTCCGCCAAAACTACAGTTCCCGGCGTGCCCCGCGCCGTCCCCGCGCACGCGCCCTGGGGGGCTCTCCGGGCGGACTGCCGCTCCTGCCGTCCCCCGCGGGCGGCCAGCAGACGGTCCCGCGTTTGCCCCGGCCCCCGCTCCCCACCCCGAGCCATGGACATGGAGGTGGACGCCGGCTCTGTGGTCTCGGGGCTGTCGGGCGGGGATGGAGCAGGCGCGGGCCCGGCCGATGAGGACCAGGAGATGGAGGGGACTCCCAGCTGCTCGGGGTCGCGCTCCCTCCCCTTCGAGTTCGAGCGGAGCCGCTCGGAGTCCAGCGGCGATGAGGACGACGACGaagacgaggaggaggaggagatggaggaagaggagctcgAGGGGGACCCCGGGGCTCGGTTCGGGACGGACGACGGGGAGCTCGACTCGGACGACGACCGGGAGGTAagagcggcgggggggggggaacgtcCTCCGAGGCGAGGGCGGGCACCGGCTCCGCCGCGCGCCAGGCCCCGCTCCCGGCGtgccccgcgccgccggggTGGGCGTGCGGCTCGAGGGGGTGGGGGCGCGCGCGCCCTGCCGCCGCAATGGCGGGGCGGTCGGGGCCTGTGGCGGGGCCGGGATGGCGACCGGAGCGGCCCCGACCGGAGCAGGGCGCCGCGGGGGCAGCTGTGAGGTGAGGGCGGGAGTGCGAGCGTGAGGAGGGCACGAGGTGGCGGGGCGGGCAGCCTGCCCCGCTGTGGGGAGGCTGCTGGGTGAGAAACGCGACGCCCCGAGGTGAGGCCTGGCGTCTGCAGAAGTCCGCGGTTTTCGGGCAGGTCCTGTAAGCAGTGGACGTGAACTTACACGCTTTCGGGGGCTTCTGAAAACTTCCAGGTGCTAATCTGGACCCCTGCTTAGGCAACGTAAGCCGTATGGTAATAGGCTTTTTATTATTACCCAAGTTCATTTTATCTCGTTTAAATGAAGCCCTTACAAACTCTTGGCGTAGTTGAGAGGGTGGTAAACGGTGGCATGTGGGCAAAATGAATGGTGTCGTTGAGGGAAAGAAAGACCCTTAGTCTGGCTTTGAGACTAGAGGAAATGGGATGTAAAAATCCAGTGTGCTACCTTTTCAGACAGATCTCAGATCACTGCTATAGAAgaactttgttcttttttttgaatAGTAGACTTCTGATAGGAAGATTGTTGTAAAACTACTCATATGCGTTCCTGATAAATGTACTTCATAACCAGAATTCAAAGCAGTGAAATTTCAGCCTTTGCTTCAATAAGTGTTTGTATAATCCCTAACTGTGTGTAGAAACAAGAGGCAGCACTAGTTACATACCTTGATTGGGGGCCCCAACATGGTTGCTGAGCGTTTTCAAATAATTATACTATTTGCTACTAGTATCCACTTCAAGCTTGCTGATTATGTGATATTCTGTTAAAGAGTTTATCCAAAAGAACTTTTCCCAAAAGGATTGATAtagtttgcttttcaaatatgattcATGAAACAAATTGGATTGCCATTCACAAAAAGGTCAGTTCGGAAGGCTAGATGAAACTCTTTCGAAAAGAGCTGTATATGAGGAATGATTGACCTCTAAGGAAAACCCATTTCTGTAGCGTGTtgatccagatttttttttttgtggtttaagGCTGTGATATTTTGGAAGCTGCAATCAAGAAATTTCACGGCTTAGCCTGTGTATTCAAACTCTTACAAACTGTCTTTGTTTGTAGCGTATGATAAACCTCGCAGAGTTGACCCCTTACATCCTGTGTTCCATCTGCAAAGGTTACTTTATTGATGCTACAACTATTACAGAATGTCTGCACACCTGTAAGTATCAGTGCTGTCCTTCTAAGATCTTATTTgtaaattcaaacaaaaatcagCTGTTGAGATGTTCTGGCTTCACAAAGATAATTCTCTGTTTGAAGTGAATGTGTGTTGTGTTTATTCTGTTCCTTAGGGAAAATATATCTGTCGATATTTTAAGCATCAGAAAATTATGAAATCAATCAATCATGAAGTCAGCTTAGTTTCCCAGGTTAAGAGGGAAGAAGATGTAGAGAAAGATGAAGTCCAACTAAGACAAAAATAGAGCTactacatactttttttttttttttaaattactttctgaaAGTAGGCTCTAGGAATTTGAGTATataactgggaaaagaaagttgAGTGGCTCTGCTCAAATGGACTAGAGAGTTTCCTAAACTGTCGTTGTGAATTTACAAGCTCATACCAAAACTCGGTAAGCAGCTGTGTGGAAGCACCAGTTCAGATACAGAAACAGTTGTATGCACCCATGGGACAGTTAGTCTATAATCTGAGCAATAGATGGATAATAAAAAACTGATTTCAGTGCTCTTGTcatgttatttttcccctcaatcCTCGTGTTGTGTTAACAGTTTTTCCGTTGCTAACGGAACTATTTTCCTCAAAGCTATTAAAAACCCTTTCAATGAAGCTCTTTCAGCCACACCCCTGTTTCTACCTGAATCCAAGAATCTCAGCTTCCTAGTCCTTCCAGCTGCTAACaccacagagaaggaaaaccctttttttcctcttttttttccttttatgggGCACTGCTTAGTAGTTTGATATATACCATGTAATATTCAGTGCAGTTTGTAATTTAGGAAAATGCACAACTGTTAGTACAGACAGCATAATGTTGCAAGTGCAACTGTGGTGGTCTCTTAGAAGTTTCCTGGTAAATGTTGTGGAAACGTTTGATGCGTTCAGGCTGATAGGGAGCTGATTCAACAGTTAGTAGGTTATTTATTCTAGACATTTCCACTCATTagcttttcttccatatttttaaagtacttgtaaaatacaatgaaaatggCAGAATTGTAATTTCTTACCTTGATGGTTCTACTGAAACTGTTTGTAGGgtgcttttcagaaaacctTTTGTCTGCAGCAGTCAACAGTATTCCGTTGTCTTAGCTCTACTCTTGTTCTGGGTAACACAGTTGCAACATTGAACACCTACTTTTGCATCAGTTGGATTAGGATTATTGGTAGGAAGAGATTAGGAATAATCCTAATTGAATATTCAGGAGTGTTGTATCCTGTACAGGCAGAGAGCTGCCGTTTACTTGAGTTTGAAAGTTGAACAAGTTGCTTCATTTTGTCTCTGACAAATTTTGAGAGGTCTGTGTGTAATTGCTCTTCTTGCTTAAGCAGATGGTATTGTAAAATTGATGTGACTTTTAtggggtttcttttctttacagtttgTAAAAGCTGCATAGTGAGGCACTTCTACTATAGCAACAGATGTCCAAAATGCAATATTGTTGTACACCAGACACAGCCCCTTTATAATATCAGGTAATAAGTTCATGCCATTTTTATAGGTATAATTTTTTTCGAGTTTagctgcttgcttttaaatgttttgttttacagactTGGAGTGCTTTCCTATTTCAAATGAAGGAACACAAACAAGAAACGCATTGTGTTCTTTGTTTATATAAGTTTCATCTCGATAGTGAAGATAAAAATACTcaatttcttgttttgtctAGTTTGTATTCCTTTCTACGGTTTGTTACCCCCCACGCTGagtatttttatgcatttgctCAGTGTTACAGGTGGAGATCTTAATTGATTTCCTTTTAGACAAAGCTTTCTTGGCATGGTATACTTACTAACTCTGAAAATTGAGTTTTAGTTTCTCAAACTCTTCATGAATTCTTGAAGGGTGGTGCCTTTAACTTTACTTGGTTTCTTCTGTTGGAGCTCTGGTGTCAAGACATGAATTTAGACAGATATGGAGTTGCTGCTCTGTCACTCTTCTCTTTATGTATGTCACATTTCAGTGGTGTATTTGGCATCTCTGTTACAATTTAATGAAAACCATTCTGTATTGCAccaaagatgcttttttttttttcgttaaTAGACTGGACCGACAACTGCAAGACATAGTCTATAAATTAGTTGTCAATTTGGAGGAAAGTAAGtctctttctttatttcattactgTCTAGAGATTGAAAAGactgaacagaaaacagagtaaTTCAAAGCCCCTTTTCTACTCTGGAcactttaaaatagtttttaatatttggttATGAATCTTAATGAATTAGCTGTGACAACTGGCATCTTTCTGGCTGCTAAATGCTATTATGGATGTGGTATGTACCCTGTCTCCTGAAACACAGGTGTCACTGTATCCAGATAAACATCCAGATAATATTTCATAGTCATGCCTCATATTTTTGTGTAAGTACGGAAAATATCATTCCACCTAATGACTTCACCTGGCtctgttgaaaaaaaagttgccaaGACTGATTCtctcaaatgcttttattttttcctcactgccacatttatttttctgattttagatGTGTTTGCTGTCTCATGTCATTTACCTTGAACTTCGGCAGCCAATGAATCTGCACAGTCCACCTGGGTGAACTGAGGGAAATATACACATCTAGTGCATATATGTGGACTATAGATGGTATAAAAACAGAGTTGTGACAGCCAGAAGGATACTAGTTTTTGCAGCTATTTCAGTATGATTTATGGCCAGTTTCTCTAATTTCCTCCCAGTTTTTACTAACAAACTCTTAGTCTGGGTATCTTAAGTGTCCCAGCCTCATATGGAATACTAATGATGGCGAAGGTCTGTAAGAACTTGGAAAGTTTTTACTGCTCTGACCATTGGAAACTATATGGGTATTCTCTGCATCTGAAATAACGTTCCAGTCTGTTCtgtattgtggttttttttcaggagagaaaaaacaaatgcatgacTTCTATAAAGAAAGAGGATTAGAAGTGCCCAAACCAGGTGAGCTGTAGTCACTTTAGAGGACACTGTTAAGGAAATATTTACTATACTATTTATTCTTAAGGACTTCCCTTGAAATATTAGCTCACAACTTGAAAAGATACGTAGTACTGGAAATACGGGATTCTTGGTTGTCTGATTACTGTAACTTGTCACAGTTTTCAGGTTACAAAAATAGATGGAACTGGAAGCACTTAAATGCAGACcatggctggatttttttttaaacattatattTTGCCTACAACCggaaatatatataaaatgtgcattaattttattttctggcccttaataaaaaatagaaattacaaaGGAGTAAAAATAAGAACTTCCAAGTCTTTTGAAAGATGAGGGGTTATTCTAATTATTGTCTTACTATCAAATAACCAGCTCTTTGGAGAAGTGCCATGCTAAAAGCTAATAAAATGCTGGGTCAGATACACAGCATGAAATATGTAAAGAGACGatttagtaattaaaaaaaaaaaatagaattaattgCATGGGTTCTTTTTCCTTATGAGCTCATCTGTTTTGCTTGGCGCATCTTAGCATCgtatgctgcttttatttcaagttgTGTTTGCGTTTTGGCTATTTGAATATTTTAGCTGTCCCACAGCCAGTTCCAGTGAGCAGAGGAAGACCTCGAAAAGTTCTGGGCTCTGTGTTCCGGATCCCACCAGAACTTGACATCTCCATACTTCTGGAGTTCATTGGGTGAGTTGTGGGCAAATATAAGAGCAAGTGGCTGATGTGAGGGTGCTGACTGTGCGTGTTGCACTGCTAACTGGCTCTTAGTTTTCACTGAATGTGCATTTCCTCCACCTCGAATAGCAATGGGGAGCTGGTTTTAACTTACAGTGCAATAGTGACAGCCAACTATGCGTAGCTAGATGATGCAGATAATTACATGTGTAAGGTGTCTTCCTATGAGGATAACTTCCTAAAAACTGTAGTTTTATAATTtacatgtgtttattttatttttaacaaagtagTGTAGTCTCAGGAAACTGAATGAAATACCTGTCTCTTACACTTCCTTAATCCCTGTAGGTGACAGTACCATTAATACTAGGACTTGCTCATGTAACTTGGGGACTGCAGCTGCAACCTGGGCAACAAGAGCAGTGTTCCTCTAAAGGTTATAGGTGGGGGTAATAATGTGGTCTACTATTAAGTTTGCCTGACAGTTTCCCAGACTTGAATGAATGATGCTGAAGCTTTTGTATGAGGAGTCACCTTTAGCCATGAATTGGGGAGGGCAGAAATCCAGCCCAAACACTTGagctgttttcagaaacacaagGAGAAACTGTATTGCTTTGACCATATAGAGTTTTATATGTTAGTGATTGAGAGAGGGTAATTGAGAAAGGATTGAAAGCTGTAACTACTCTGCTAGCACCACACAGTGCAGAACATCAATTGTGCATGGGAAGCAGCTTGACCTTTGTGCAGCTCTTACCCCTCTACCCAGATTGTGCCTGCTTTTGGCCTGACTTTGTCTGAACAAAATGTTCAGAGAACTCTGATATGTAATCATAGCAAACTAGTACACCATGATGTAAAACCAAGCCCTCAGAAATTGGGAAATTCTAGCAGCAAAGCATACCATCTTGATTCAACCTCACTCTTTGTAGATATCACGTCCTAGTCTTTTTATGTTATGTCCAGTGTCTTCACTGCATCTCACTTTATTCAGAGTACAGAACAAATTTCCTCCATGGGTAAATTTTGGTCAGGTGGGAGgtggtgtgtggttttttgttttgttggctttATCTTTGTTACCTATCATGtggctgctttatttctttaaatggaTGAGGAGTGggactgcaggaagaaaagagaaggtcTTAGAGCTAAACCTCTAGGGAGCAATGCCTGACTGTGCTATAGAATGTCCTCGTGAATCCGCATACCTAACCTaatttcagtgttcattttctttatgcCTGACTTGCAGAAGTGCTGAATGCTTGCAAGCACAGCTGAAAGGAGGGGGAGTCATGACTAAAACTGTAGTATCAAGTGTTCCGCAGACAAACCCAATCTTGGATATCTCAAATTTGGCACTTGAAGTTCTTGGATACCTTTCAGCAGAGTCTGTCTCAGGTTCTTCTATTTAAACAAGGTGTTATACTGCCATTCTGCTGAGTAGAATGGTATGGAAATACATTCATGTGTTAAAGAAATGAGACTGAGGAAATTAATGCTTTTACATTAAGAACAGGATTGTCATAAGTAAAGCCAAGAGCTGTGTGTTGAACAGGGGAGGGAAGCAAAGACTATATGGCTGTTCAGCGTGTGACCTTTGTGTATTGTACACTTGaaacttaatttaaatatagtttTTAATTGTACTTAGAAAGGCTTTTTCCCTTTAATGAATGTGGTATAAAACACATGATGTAATTGGTACAGGGTCCCAGTGACTGGGTGCTCAGGCATGCTTTATACCCCATTGGGTAAAATGTGATTAAATGGATATATACAGACATAAGGTAAAATGCTTCGACTAAAATCCAGTAGAAAAGAGTAAATCTAAAGCTATTTACCGTACATTCTGTTGGGTTAGGAATTTATATGCTGTTACTTTATTGCCTTGGCTGTGACTGTATCTTATTAAGTTACCATCTAGGTATGAGTGTGAAGGATGCCCCATTCTGGGACCCATGACGGGTACCAGCCACTGCTCTGCTGGCCCAGCAGGTGGCAGAGGGAGCATATGGAGTGAAGGGGCATAGGCGCATGCTTTTATACCAACAGCCCTGTATCTTTCTCAATGataatttcactgtaaaatgacttttaaaaaaggcaattagATTTTAGTTCCAAGGATGTTCCTTTCAGGTTGGAATACTTGGTGACTCTGTAGGAAAGCTTCCTTAGATTGTCTTGACTGCCGGATTAGATACAGTTTGAACTCACTGTAGTGAAAGTACTTCGGTTTAGACCTCCACTGTGAAAGTCTCCTGGTTACTTTCCCACTCCTGTGATTCTCAGCAcgtatgtttttgttttttcaaagcaagatGATGATGTCAGGCAACTTAGACCTCAA is a genomic window containing:
- the PCGF6 gene encoding polycomb group RING finger protein 6, with amino-acid sequence MDMEVDAGSVVSGLSGGDGAGAGPADEDQEMEGTPSCSGSRSLPFEFERSRSESSGDEDDDEDEEEEEMEEEELEGDPGARFGTDDGELDSDDDRERMINLAELTPYILCSICKGYFIDATTITECLHTFCKSCIVRHFYYSNRCPKCNIVVHQTQPLYNIRLDRQLQDIVYKLVVNLEEREKKQMHDFYKERGLEVPKPAVPQPVPVSRGRPRKVLGSVFRIPPELDISILLEFIGANEGTGNFKPLEKKFVRVSGEATIGHVEKFLRRKMDLDPTCQVDIICGDHLLEHYQTLREIRQAIGESAVQDGLLVLHYGLVVSPLTVT